A window of Vibrio ishigakensis contains these coding sequences:
- a CDS encoding trimeric intracellular cation channel family protein has translation MSLLYFIDLFGTAIFAISGVLLAGRLRMDPFGVLVLASVTAIGGGTIRDMMIGATPVFWIGDTSYIWVIILTSLATMLIVRRPKRIPWYVLPVCDAIGLAAFVGIGVEKALTYQDSYLIAVMMGVLTGCGGGIIRDILAREIPMVLRSEVYATACIAGGVVHTSLLSLGLGTNNAMLGGIFVTLTIRLAAIRWHLSLPTFAPKKT, from the coding sequence ATGAGCCTACTCTATTTTATAGACCTTTTTGGTACAGCCATCTTTGCCATCTCAGGGGTACTGCTTGCAGGACGCCTGAGAATGGACCCGTTTGGCGTGCTAGTGCTTGCCTCGGTAACTGCTATCGGTGGCGGCACCATTCGCGACATGATGATAGGCGCGACACCTGTTTTTTGGATAGGTGATACCAGCTATATCTGGGTGATCATACTCACTAGCTTGGCTACCATGCTGATCGTTCGTCGACCTAAGCGCATCCCTTGGTATGTCCTGCCAGTGTGCGATGCTATCGGTCTTGCGGCCTTTGTGGGGATTGGTGTGGAGAAGGCTCTCACCTATCAAGACTCTTATCTTATCGCGGTGATGATGGGCGTATTAACCGGTTGTGGTGGCGGTATCATACGTGACATCCTAGCTCGAGAGATCCCTATGGTACTTCGAAGTGAGGTATATGCGACTGCCTGTATCGCAGGTGGTGTTGTGCATACATCTCTGCTATCTCTAGGCCTTGGCACCAACAATGCCATGCTCGGCGGTATATTCGTAACCCTAACTATCAGGCTAGCAGCGATACGTTGGCACCTCTCATTGCCAACCTTTGCACCCAAGAAAACATAG
- the mtnN gene encoding 5'-methylthioadenosine/S-adenosylhomocysteine nucleosidase — translation MKVGIIGAMEQEVSILKQSISNLVEQQKGGCTFFTGQINGVEVVLLQSGIGKVAASVGTTLLISDFQPDVVINTGSAGGFDSSLNLGDVIISTEVRHHDAEVTAFGYEIGQMAGQPAAFIADKELIELAEKALTGQHAVRGLICTGDTFVCTPEAQARIRRDFPSVIAVEMEASAIAQTCHQFKVPFVVVRAISDVADKESPMSFEEFLPLAAKSSSEMVFNMLDLIAKR, via the coding sequence ATGAAAGTCGGAATTATCGGCGCGATGGAGCAAGAGGTTTCCATCCTAAAACAGTCTATTTCCAACCTTGTTGAACAACAAAAAGGTGGCTGCACCTTTTTCACCGGCCAGATCAATGGCGTTGAGGTTGTCCTTCTGCAATCGGGTATCGGCAAGGTAGCCGCCTCTGTAGGTACCACACTTCTTATCAGTGATTTCCAACCTGATGTTGTGATCAACACTGGCTCTGCAGGTGGCTTCGATTCTAGCTTGAACCTAGGTGATGTAATCATCTCTACTGAAGTTCGCCATCATGATGCTGAAGTAACTGCATTTGGTTATGAAATTGGTCAAATGGCAGGTCAACCAGCGGCCTTCATTGCTGATAAAGAACTTATCGAATTGGCAGAGAAAGCACTGACTGGTCAACACGCAGTTCGCGGTCTTATCTGTACTGGCGATACCTTTGTATGTACTCCAGAAGCACAGGCCCGTATCCGTCGCGACTTCCCAAGCGTTATCGCTGTTGAGATGGAAGCATCGGCTATCGCGCAGACTTGTCACCAGTTCAAGGTACCTTTCGTAGTAGTACGTGCTATCTCTGATGTGGCAGATAAAGAATCACCAATGAGCTTTGAAGAGTTCCTTCCACTGGCAGCAAAAAGCTCATCGGAGATGGTATTTAACATGCTTGATCTGATTGCTAAACGATGA
- a CDS encoding DUF1499 domain-containing protein → MKKALTIASLAVLSTACSSGDIQMQDRSLNPCGDKPNCVSTQDDREKHSLAPYSLTKESSIDGIEQAALSLGRAKTAVKESDYLRIEYTSRIFRFVDDLELRIQDGKLIVRSESRTGHSDFGVNRERADKLRKALLEANQINP, encoded by the coding sequence ATGAAGAAAGCCTTAACAATCGCTAGCTTGGCCGTGCTCAGCACGGCCTGCAGTAGTGGAGATATCCAGATGCAAGACAGATCCCTTAACCCATGTGGCGATAAACCTAATTGTGTCTCTACTCAAGATGACAGAGAGAAACATTCGCTGGCTCCATATTCCCTCACCAAAGAGTCGAGTATCGATGGTATCGAACAGGCTGCGCTGAGTTTAGGACGCGCTAAAACCGCGGTAAAAGAGAGTGACTATCTGCGCATTGAATACACCAGTCGCATCTTTAGGTTCGTCGATGATCTCGAGCTCAGGATCCAAGATGGTAAGCTTATCGTGCGCTCGGAATCTCGCACTGGACACTCGGATTTTGGGGTGAATCGAGAACGTGCGGACAAGCTCAGAAAAGCACTGCTAGAAGCCAACCAAATTAACCCATAA